One genomic window of Paenibacillus xylanilyticus includes the following:
- a CDS encoding M42 family metallopeptidase — MNFTINESYVLDLLKRLLDTPSPSGYTHHIIEMIREEAQSLNISFELNNKGGAVLTLPGQDASKTIGLSAHVDTLGAMVRSITSYGTLKLTSVGGFTMHSIENEYCTIHTRDGKTYTGTILSLHPSVHVYPDARTFERKESHMEVRIDEVVSSKEDVLELGIGVGDFISFDARAVITPSGYIKSRHLDDKASVAALFGILESAHREGWKPLHNVSLLISNYEEVGHGASYIPSEISELIAVDMGAMGDDLSCKETDVSICAKDSSGPYDYDMTSRLIELAKQANLDYVVDIYPQYGSDGSAALRGGNNIRAALIGPGVHASHSMERTHKDAVVNTARLLASYITTK; from the coding sequence ATGAATTTTACAATTAATGAATCCTACGTCCTGGATCTTCTGAAAAGGCTGCTGGATACGCCGAGCCCAAGTGGCTACACACACCACATTATCGAAATGATCCGGGAAGAAGCCCAATCATTGAATATTTCGTTTGAATTAAATAACAAAGGCGGAGCGGTACTCACTTTGCCTGGGCAGGATGCCTCCAAGACCATTGGACTCAGTGCACATGTGGATACGCTAGGCGCGATGGTACGATCCATCACTTCTTACGGTACACTCAAGCTAACCTCTGTGGGTGGATTCACCATGCACAGTATCGAAAATGAGTATTGCACGATCCACACACGTGATGGCAAAACATATACCGGTACGATTCTCTCCCTGCACCCTTCGGTTCATGTCTACCCTGATGCCCGCACCTTTGAGCGTAAGGAAAGCCATATGGAAGTTCGTATTGATGAAGTGGTTTCATCCAAGGAAGATGTTCTTGAACTCGGTATCGGCGTCGGTGACTTTATTTCATTCGATGCACGTGCGGTTATTACGCCAAGCGGATATATCAAGTCACGTCATCTGGATGACAAAGCTAGCGTGGCTGCCCTTTTCGGCATTCTGGAATCTGCTCATCGGGAAGGCTGGAAGCCTCTACATAACGTCTCTCTGCTTATTTCGAATTACGAAGAAGTTGGACATGGCGCCTCGTATATCCCGTCCGAGATCAGTGAATTGATCGCCGTAGATATGGGGGCAATGGGGGACGATCTCAGCTGTAAAGAAACGGATGTATCCATCTGCGCCAAAGATTCTTCAGGTCCATATGATTATGACATGACGAGTCGCCTGATTGAACTTGCCAAGCAAGCCAATCTCGATTATGTCGTTGATATTTATCCACAATACGGATCAGATGGCAGTGCTGCCTTGCGAGGTGGAAACAACATTCGTGCTGCTCTGATTGGTCCTGGTGTACATGCTTCCCATTCGATGGAGCGTACGCACAAGGATGCCGTTGTGAATACAGCCAGACTGCTCGCTTCATACATCACAACCAAGTAA
- a CDS encoding LapA family protein, translating to MKMQWTLIAGLVFALLTGIFAVINVDSVQVNLLFNTVQIPLILLILGCTLIGGIIVGSYGIFRQYRLQRENKQLKLRVTELENTASSYSSPGSTASMGAFESTETDRMAETDSIQSQQRKGNSADSL from the coding sequence ATGAAAATGCAATGGACCCTCATCGCAGGTCTTGTTTTTGCACTTCTTACCGGAATCTTCGCTGTTATTAATGTGGATTCCGTGCAAGTTAACCTGCTGTTTAACACGGTTCAAATCCCTCTGATTTTGCTGATTCTGGGCTGTACCCTGATTGGCGGAATCATCGTTGGATCCTATGGCATCTTCCGTCAGTATCGATTGCAGCGTGAGAACAAGCAATTGAAATTGCGTGTAACCGAACTGGAGAACACGGCTTCGAGCTATTCTTCACCGGGTTCCACCGCATCGATGGGAGCCTTCGAATCAACTGAAACGGATCGCATGGCTGAGACGGATTCCATCCAGAGTCAGCAGCGCAAAGGAAATTCTGCAGATTCGTTGTAA